In one Parachlamydia acanthamoebae genomic region, the following are encoded:
- a CDS encoding M3 family oligoendopeptidase, with protein sequence MPKLMQPVWNLKSLYPKNSLPKIAENLAQNIQKLRDLLSSKDLLESILALQDVDAHLSNALSYAGCLIAQNTNDHEAIRFNERLQVASASFQNLNDALNQQLAKLSKKQFSDLLKHQELQPIQFVLEERRLRALEKLPLEQEALIHDLAVDGFHGWYQLYQTHVGKMRIPCTIEGKKQLLSVGQAYNQLTHPDHKTRSHVFTQWTKAWEKEKDTLAQILNHISGFRSKVYEKRGWKSSLKEALDLNRLSEKTLSTMWQVISENKTPFLDYFKAKAKLLKQKKLAWHDIAAPIGKQQKNISYQEGFALIEEHFQTFSPSMGRLAKQAKQQEWIEAEDRPGKSPGGFCTPFPLQKQSRIFMTYSDSLDNLMTLAHELGHAYHSQAVFDLPHLAQNYPMSLAETASTFAEQILSDALLKKATKSDEKIFLLDQRLQRSSIFFMNIHSRFLFESELYEKRKHSTLSADELCEMMQNAQKTAFCQSLSEYHPYFWAEKLHFYLTELPFYNFPYAFGYLFSMGIYALGQTLPKGFAKRYHSLLQDTGRMSCEELAKKHLDVDLTAPDFWQGAIDVAINDARQFALAAKKKF encoded by the coding sequence ATGCCCAAATTAATGCAACCCGTCTGGAATTTAAAAAGTCTGTACCCTAAGAATTCTCTTCCGAAAATCGCTGAAAATCTTGCGCAAAATATCCAAAAACTCAGGGATCTTCTTTCTTCTAAGGATCTTTTAGAATCGATCTTAGCTTTACAAGATGTCGATGCACATCTTTCCAATGCCTTATCTTATGCCGGTTGTCTGATTGCTCAAAACACCAACGACCACGAGGCCATTCGCTTTAATGAAAGACTTCAAGTGGCCTCAGCGAGCTTCCAAAATCTGAATGATGCACTTAATCAACAATTGGCAAAATTATCAAAAAAACAATTTTCAGATCTTTTAAAACATCAAGAACTTCAACCCATCCAGTTTGTTTTGGAAGAACGGCGATTAAGAGCTTTAGAAAAACTACCTCTTGAACAGGAGGCTTTGATCCACGATCTTGCAGTCGATGGGTTTCATGGTTGGTACCAACTTTATCAAACACATGTAGGAAAAATGCGTATTCCTTGCACCATTGAGGGAAAAAAACAATTGCTATCCGTTGGACAAGCCTATAACCAACTGACGCACCCCGATCACAAAACACGTAGCCACGTGTTTACACAATGGACAAAAGCATGGGAAAAAGAAAAAGATACTTTAGCACAAATTCTTAACCACATTTCGGGCTTTCGATCCAAAGTTTATGAAAAAAGAGGATGGAAATCCTCTCTTAAAGAAGCTTTAGATTTAAATCGTTTAAGTGAAAAAACCCTTTCGACAATGTGGCAAGTGATCTCAGAGAATAAAACCCCTTTTTTGGATTATTTCAAAGCCAAAGCCAAACTTCTCAAACAAAAAAAACTGGCATGGCACGACATCGCAGCTCCAATAGGTAAACAGCAGAAAAATATTTCCTATCAGGAAGGGTTTGCTCTGATTGAAGAACATTTTCAAACGTTTAGTCCATCCATGGGACGCCTTGCAAAGCAAGCTAAACAGCAAGAATGGATTGAAGCTGAAGACCGCCCGGGTAAAAGCCCTGGAGGCTTTTGCACACCTTTTCCACTGCAAAAGCAAAGTCGCATTTTCATGACATATTCGGATTCGTTGGATAACCTCATGACTTTAGCGCATGAACTCGGGCATGCATACCACAGCCAAGCTGTATTTGACCTTCCGCATCTCGCCCAAAACTATCCGATGAGTCTTGCTGAAACAGCTTCCACATTTGCAGAACAAATTTTATCTGATGCGCTACTTAAAAAAGCGACCAAATCTGACGAGAAAATTTTTCTCCTTGATCAAAGATTGCAAAGAAGCAGCATTTTTTTCATGAACATCCACAGTCGGTTTTTGTTTGAATCCGAATTGTATGAAAAAAGAAAACACTCCACTCTTTCTGCCGATGAACTTTGCGAGATGATGCAAAACGCTCAAAAAACAGCTTTTTGCCAATCTTTGAGTGAATACCATCCCTACTTCTGGGCAGAAAAGCTACATTTTTATCTTACCGAACTCCCCTTTTATAATTTTCCGTATGCTTTCGGATACCTTTTCAGCATGGGAATTTATGCTCTCGGTCAAACATTGCCTAAAGGCTTTGCCAAGCGTTATCACAGCCTGCTGCAAGATACGGGGAGAATGAGTTGTGAGGAGCTTGCTAAAAAGCACTTGGATGTGGATTTAACAGCCCCAGATTTCTGGCAAGGCGCCATCGATGTTGCCATCAACGACGCCCGACAATTTGCGCTGGCAGCCAAAAAAAAATTTTAG
- a CDS encoding helix-turn-helix domain-containing protein produces MTLQELEKRLIIETLQAQHNNRTKTAEVLGISVRTLRNKLNEYNMKNER; encoded by the coding sequence ATGACTCTTCAAGAACTCGAAAAAAGGCTTATTATTGAAACTTTGCAAGCCCAGCATAATAATCGCACAAAAACGGCAGAAGTTTTAGGGATAAGTGTGAGAACGCTTCGCAATAAACTGAATGAATACAATATGAAAAATGAAAGATAG